One Setaria italica strain Yugu1 chromosome I, Setaria_italica_v2.0, whole genome shotgun sequence DNA window includes the following coding sequences:
- the LOC101785690 gene encoding ornithine carbamoyltransferase, chloroplastic, whose protein sequence is MTPAAAAAAISGSSGHLVLPSPRLRQPLTLAPGTARPIAASPVARRGVAVAAVSTPAASPAAGKDAKQVPKDFLHINDFDKDTIMKILNRALEVKKAIKSGDTSFQPFKGKSMAMIFAKPSMRTRVSFETGFFLLGGHAIYLGPDDIQMGKREETRDVARVLSGYNDMIMARVFAHQDILDLAKYASVPVINGLTDYNHPCQIMADALTMIEHIGRIENTKVVYVGDGNNIVHSWLLLAAVLPFHFVCVCPEGFEPDAKTVEIARSAGISKIEITNDPREAVKGADVVYTDVWASMGQKEEADYRKQKFQGFTVDEAMMEIAGPQAYLMHCLPAERGVEVTDGAIEAPNSIVFPQAENRMHAQNAIMLHVMGA, encoded by the exons atgacgccggcggcggcggcggcggctatcTCCGGCTCCAGCGGCCACCtcgtcctcccctccccccgccTCCGGCAGCCGCTCACCCTCGCCCCGGGCACCGCGCGCCCAATCGCCGCTTCGCCCGTGGCCCGCCGCGGGGTCGCGGTCGCCGCCGTGTCCACTCCCGCCGCGTCCCCCGCCGCGGGGAAAGATG CCAAGCAGGTTCCTAAGGATTTCCTTCATATCAATGATTTTGACAAGGATACAATCATGAAGATCCTTAATCGGGCGCTTGAGGTTAAGAAAGCGATAAAATCTGGAGACACGAGCTTCCAACCGTTCAAAGGAAAATCGATGGCGATGATTTTTGCCAAGCCATCAATGAGGACCCGTGTTTCATTTGAGACAGGATTCTTCTTGCTTGGTGGACATGCTATCTATTTGGGTCCTGATGATATCCAAATGGGCAAGCGCGAGGAGACTCGTGATGTTGCTCGAGTACTCTCTGGCTATAATGACATGATTATGGCTCGAGTTTTTGCTCACCAG GATATTCTGGACTTGGCTAAATATGCATCTGTACCTGTAATAAATGGCCTcaccgactacaaccatccGTGCCAGATAATGGCTGATGCACTTACTATGATTGAGCACATTGGTCGTATTGAAAACACAAAG GTTGTCTATGTTGGAGACGGGAACAATATTGTGCACTCATGGCTTCTATTAGCTGCTGTACTTCCTTTTCACTTTGTATGCGTTTGTCCCGAGGGATTTGAACCAGATGCAAAGACAGTGGAGATCGCCAGGAGTGCTGGAATCAGTAAAATTGAAATAACAAATGATCCCAGGGAGGCAGTTAAGGGAGCAGACGTTGTTTATACAGATGTCTGGGCCAGCATGGGCCAAAAGGAAGAAGCTGATTATAGAAAACAGAAGTTCCAAGGATTCACG GTGGATGAAGCCATGATGGAGATCGCTGGTCCACAGGCCTACCTCATGCATTGTTTACCTGCAGAGAGAGGGGTGGAGGTGACAGACGGTGCCATCGAGGCTCCCAACTCAATCGTATTCCCCCAGGCTGAAAACCGGATGCACGCTCAGAATGCCATCATGCTTCATGTCATGGGCGCTTAA
- the LOC101786092 gene encoding soluble inorganic pyrophosphatase, whose translation MAGTPVLNERILSSMSQKHVAAHPWHDLEIGPGAPEVFNCVVEIPRGTKVKYELDKASGLIKVDRVLYSSVVYPHNYGFIPRTLCEDSDPMDVLILMQEQVVPGCFLRARAIGLMPMIDQGEKDDKIIAVCADDPEYRHFTDIKDLPPHRLQEIRRFFEDYKKNENKEVAVNEFLPAKDAIEAIKYSMDLYGSYIIESLRK comes from the exons ATGGCTGGAACTCCTGTTCTCAATGAGCGTATCCTTTCTTCCATGTCCCAGAAACATGTTGCTGCTCACCCGTGGCATGATTTGGAGATTG GACCAGGGGCTCCTGAAGTTTTCAACTGT GTGGTTGAGATTCCTAGAGGCACCAAGGTTAAGTATGAGTTGGACAAGGCATCTGGTCTGATCAAG GTTGATCGTGTCCTTTACTCCTCTGTTGTTTACCCACACAACTATGGTTTCATACCACGCACACTCTGTGAAGATAGCGACCCCATGGATGTCCTCATCCTGATGCAG GAACAAGTTGTTCCTGGGTGTTTCCTGCGAGCTCGTGCTATTGGGCTCATGCCTATGATTGATCAG GGTGAGAAAGATGATAAGATCATAGCAGTCTGTGCTGATGACCCTGAGTACCGTCACTTCACGGACATCAAGGATCTTCCTCCGCATCGCCTTCAAGAGATCCGCCGCTTCTTTGAAGATT ATAAGAAGAATGAAAACAAAGAGGTTGCAGTGAATGAGTTCCTCCCAGCAAAAGATGCCATCGAGGCAATCAAGTACTCCAT GGACCTGTATGGCTCGTACATCATCGAAAGCCTGAGGAAGTAA
- the LOC101786762 gene encoding uncharacterized protein LOC101786762 isoform X1 has product MLSAESNSRHNRHSRNDSSIKHKSGYEPSDTETEWHESPWNDGVLTSERTRLPKDPGRNGQVGIRRQNISPNRARDYNVEKTSNLRYSRTPPRVTEQRRQPSSHVSGKNESRKKNSRTPPRFRSSMESFSKSSIKARFSRNRSVSTPKLRPQEKELPARAPAFPGTNSVSTYPAKEAVDNIEEDSHAENCSREINSENCSREINELIANGKLPNSRYNEYAFTSTESIPTGDIFFSRDCRAPLEKTSTKHSNIDESLTMHPNAHAENGGVTQENSSNLGQLSQFVSAQTGLSRTTTKSSYATGRHSQISSTTTLSSPYSGGRLSGESGKFSDFTGKLVGGVVKFTSSKVQNDAWLPCMTGKACRKPRTPNNKTKDESESSFIQKALVVEKIRLLWADKHRPRNLNGFTCHREQVQQLKQLVSTEFCPHIIFKGPPGSGKRSLCRAVLTEIFGDSSLNVSHYLKSCNGQGSSSVPILVPVSSSNHHVELNMRSQSKNARYALMTLANEMSDKRKITEPVLRKNFKVIVLYDVDKVSENNQRLIKWILDSSSDACKIIMTCQDESNLIDSIKSRCKLITIGVPSTREIVDVLTYISKRESFDLPSSFATTIASQSRQNLREAILALEACKANNYPFIDGQAIPLGWEEVLEELSAEILDDPAPKRLFLARGKLQKLLVEFVPPKLILQKLVELFLKGIQTSVKREVYYWHAYYDKRLPVGASALLKLEEFVAKFMSIHRKSLSVSSQ; this is encoded by the exons ATGCTATCTGCAGAGAGCAACTCACGGCATAATAGGCACTCTCGCAATGATTCTTCCATAAAGCACAAAAGTGGCTATGAACCTTCAGACACAGAGACCGAGTGGCATGAAAGCCCTTGGAACGATGGAGTATTAACATCAGAGAGGACTCGTCTTCCTAAAGATCCTGGTAGGAATGGCCAAGTTGGTATTAGGAGGCAAAACATATCCCCTAACCGCGCAAGAGATTATAATGTTGAGAAAACTTCAAACTTGAGGTACAGTCGTACACCTCCCCGAGTAACAGAACAAAGGCGCCAACCTTCTTCACATGTGTCTGGAAAGAATGAATCACGTAAGAAGAATAGCCGGACGCCTCCCAGATTTCGTTCCTCTATGGAAAGCTTTAGTAAATCATCAATCAAGGCAAGGTTTTCGCGCAATCGATCAGTTTCTACACCAAAACTACGGCCACAAGAGAAGGAACTACCTGCTAGAGCTCCTGCATTTCCTGGCACTAATTCTGTCTCAACATATCCAGCCAAAGAAGCTGTTGACAATATAGAAGAAGATTCGCATGCAGAAAATTGTTCCCGGGAGATCAACTCAGAAAATTGTTCCCGGGAGATCAATGAGTTGATCGCAAATGGCAAGTTGCCTAATTCCAGATATAATGAGTATGCATTTACAAGCACAGAGTCGATACCTACAGGTGACATCTTCTTCTCCCGCGATTGTAGGGCACCACTAGAGAAAACATCAACAAAGCATAGCAATATTGACGAATCACTTACCATGCATCCAAATGCCCATGCTGAGAATGGAGGTGTTACTCAAGAAAATAGCAGTAATTTAGGCCAGCTGTCACAATTTGTTTCAGCCCAGACAGGTCTATCGCGTACAACTACAAAATCCAGCTATGCTACTGGCCGCCATTCCCAAATAAGCAGCACTACCACTTTGAGTAGCCCGTATAGTGGTGGCAGATTAAGTGGAGAGAGTGGAAAGTTTAGTGATTTCACTGGGAAACTAGTTGGAGGCGTCGTGAAATTCACATCTAGCAAAGTGCAAAATGATGCTTGGCTTCCATGCATGACCGGCAAGGCATGCCGGAAGCCAAGAACGCCaaacaacaaaacaaaagatgaatCTGAATCAAGTTTCATTCAGAAGGCACTTGTTGTTGAGAAGATTAGACTTTTGTGGGCTGATAAACATCGTCCACGTAATTTAAATGGATTTACTTGCCACAGGGAGCAAGTTCAGCAGCTTAAACAATTG GTCTCCACGGAGTTTTGCCCACACATCATTTTCAAAGGACCTCCAGGATCAGGAAAGAGGTCTTTGTGCAGAGCTGTCCTCACTGAGATATTTGGTGATTCCTCTCTGAAT GTCTCTCACTATTTGAAGAGCTGCAATGGGCAG GGATCTTCATCTGTGCCCATTCTTGTGCCAGTGTCATCAAGCAATCACCATGTGGAACTCAACATGAGGTCTCAATCCAAGAACGCTAGATACGCTTTGATGACTCTAGCAAATGAAATGTCAGATAAGCGTAAAATCACTGAACCAGTTTTGAGAAAGAACTTTAAAG TAATTGTTCTCTATGATGTTGATAAAGTCAGCGAGAATAATCAGCGGTTGATAAAATGGATACTTGATTCCTCCTCTGATGCTTGCAAGATAATAATGACTTGCCAGGATGAATCTAATCTCATAGATTCTATAAAGAGTCGTTGCAAGCTTATTACAATTGGTGTGCCCAGTACACGTGAG ATTGTGGATGTCCTTACTTATATATCAAAAAGAGAGAGTTTTGATCTTCCTTCAAGTTTTGCTACTACCATTGCAAGTCAATCCAGACAGAACTTGAGGGAGGCCATACTGGCGTTGGAGGCATGTAAAGCCAACAA TTATCCCTTCATTGATGGACAAGCTATACCACTTGGATGGGAGGAGGTTCTGGAGGAACTTTCCGCAGAAATTTTGGATGATCCTGCTCCCAAAAG GTTATTCTTGGCACGAGGcaagctccagaagctcctggtGGAATTTGTACCTCCTAAGCTAATACTCCAG AAGCTTGTAGAACTCTTCCTGAAGGGGATTCAGACTAGTGTGAAGAGGGAGGTCTACTACTGGCATGCCTACTAT GATAAGCGGTTGCCAGTCGGTGCAAGTGCTCTGCTGAAATTGGAAG AGTTTGTTGCCAAGTTCATGAGCATCCACCGCAAGAGCTTGTCAGTCAGCTCACAATGA
- the LOC101786762 gene encoding replication factor C subunit 3 isoform X2 translates to MDLLATGSKFSSLNNWSPRSFAHTSFSKDLQDQERGLCAELSSLRYLVSHYLKSCNGQGSSSVPILVPVSSSNHHVELNMRSQSKNARYALMTLANEMSDKRKITEPVLRKNFKVIVLYDVDKVSENNQRLIKWILDSSSDACKIIMTCQDESNLIDSIKSRCKLITIGVPSTREIVDVLTYISKRESFDLPSSFATTIASQSRQNLREAILALEACKANNYPFIDGQAIPLGWEEVLEELSAEILDDPAPKRLFLARGKLQKLLVEFVPPKLILQKLVELFLKGIQTSVKREVYYWHAYYDKRLPVGASALLKLEEFVAKFMSIHRKSLSVSSQ, encoded by the exons ATGGATTTACTTGCCACAGGGAGCAAGTTCAGCAGCTTAAACAATTG GTCTCCACGGAGTTTTGCCCACACATCATTTTCAAAGGACCTCCAGGATCAGGAAAGAGGTCTTTGTGCAGAGCTGTCCTCACTGAGATATTTG GTCTCTCACTATTTGAAGAGCTGCAATGGGCAG GGATCTTCATCTGTGCCCATTCTTGTGCCAGTGTCATCAAGCAATCACCATGTGGAACTCAACATGAGGTCTCAATCCAAGAACGCTAGATACGCTTTGATGACTCTAGCAAATGAAATGTCAGATAAGCGTAAAATCACTGAACCAGTTTTGAGAAAGAACTTTAAAG TAATTGTTCTCTATGATGTTGATAAAGTCAGCGAGAATAATCAGCGGTTGATAAAATGGATACTTGATTCCTCCTCTGATGCTTGCAAGATAATAATGACTTGCCAGGATGAATCTAATCTCATAGATTCTATAAAGAGTCGTTGCAAGCTTATTACAATTGGTGTGCCCAGTACACGTGAG ATTGTGGATGTCCTTACTTATATATCAAAAAGAGAGAGTTTTGATCTTCCTTCAAGTTTTGCTACTACCATTGCAAGTCAATCCAGACAGAACTTGAGGGAGGCCATACTGGCGTTGGAGGCATGTAAAGCCAACAA TTATCCCTTCATTGATGGACAAGCTATACCACTTGGATGGGAGGAGGTTCTGGAGGAACTTTCCGCAGAAATTTTGGATGATCCTGCTCCCAAAAG GTTATTCTTGGCACGAGGcaagctccagaagctcctggtGGAATTTGTACCTCCTAAGCTAATACTCCAG AAGCTTGTAGAACTCTTCCTGAAGGGGATTCAGACTAGTGTGAAGAGGGAGGTCTACTACTGGCATGCCTACTAT GATAAGCGGTTGCCAGTCGGTGCAAGTGCTCTGCTGAAATTGGAAG AGTTTGTTGCCAAGTTCATGAGCATCCACCGCAAGAGCTTGTCAGTCAGCTCACAATGA
- the LOC106804117 gene encoding probable pinoresinol-lariciresinol reductase 3, with protein sequence MSEAAGAGARSRVLVVGATGRFGGSLARASLAAGHPTFALVRPNHFARPDSPSLEPLVAAGATLLEGSLEDYQSLLRAVRQVDVVICAVPTKQALEQKPLIRAIKEAGCVKRFIPAEFGLDPTKVQICDMDYGFYEKKIEIRHLIESEGIPHTYICCNFFMRYLLPSLVQPGLAAPPRDEVKIFGEGNTKGVFVQEGDVAQFTICTIEDPRTLNKTLYLRPPGNVCSMNELADLWETKINKSLKRICITEEQLLKEILDAPFPLKMDLIFIYSAFVKGDHTYFEIDPLIEGTQLYPHINYTTVSKYLDTLV encoded by the exons AtgtcggaggcggcgggggcgggggcgaggAGCCGGGTCCTGGTGGTGGGCGCCACCGGCCGCTTCGGCGGCAGCCTCGCGCGGGCCAGCCTCGCCGCTGGACACCCCACCTTCGCGCTCGTCCGGCCCAACCACTTCGCCCGCCCCGACTCCCCCTCGCTGGAGCCACTCGTAGCCGCCGGCGCCACGCTGCTCGAG GGGTCGCTGGAAGATTATCAAAGCCTGCTCAGGGCAGTGCGGCAGGTGGACGTTGTCATCTGCGCGGTGCCTACGAAGCAGGCGCTCGAGCAGAAGCCCCTTATTCGGGCGATAAAGGAAGCTGGATGTGTGAAG AGATTTATTCCGGCTGAATTTGGACTTGATCCAACAAAGGTTCAAATTTGTGACATGGATTATGGCTTCTATGAAAAGAAGATTGAAATCCGCCATTTGATCGAGAGTGAAGGCATTCCTCATACATACATATGCTGCAACTTCTTTATGCGGTATTTGCTTCCTTCACTGGTGCAGCCAGGCCTAGCTGCTCCTCCTAGAGATGAAGTTAAGATATTTGGTGAAGGAAACACTAAAG GCGTGTTTGTTCAAGAGGGTGATGTTGCTCAATTTACAATATGTACCATAGAGGATCCCAGGACACTAAACAAGACGTTGTATCTGAGACCTCCAGGAAATGTGTGCTCAATGAATGAGTTGGCTGACCTCTGGGAAACAAAAATCAATAAATCCCTGAAAAGGATATGTATAACAGAAGAGCAACTCCTAAAAGAAATCCTTG ATGCGCCATTTCCCTTGAAGATGGATTTGATTTTTATCTATTCAGCATTTGTTAAGGGTGACCACACATATTTTGAAATTGACCCTCTGATTGAAGGAACTCAACTGTATCCCCATATAAATTATACAACAGTGAGCAAGTACTTAGATACACTAGTTTAG
- the LOC101753302 gene encoding pheophytinase, chloroplastic yields MPVASVAALRTAGGSGRCRGAGSPQVGLNGGRFLMMQRRELVTKAGIALAVSCSMATSSPASANGSAQGLEVLPFKPDGYNFWTWRGRRIHYVEQGAGQPIVLIHGFGASAFHWRYNIPELAKKYKVYAIDLLGFGWSEKALVDYEATIWMEQVSDFLREIVKEPAVLVGNSLGGFTTLFAATEVPELVRGVVLLNSAGQFADPNKPAAAPAEEEEESSPLSRFVVKPLKEAFQRVVLGFLFWQSKQPARVEKVLKSVYIDSSNVDEYLIGSITAPAADPNAGEVYYRLMSRFMSNQSRYTLDRLLGKLACPLLLLWGDLDPWVGPAKAARIQEFYADTAVVHLQAGHCPHDEAPEQANRALLEWLAAIDARAKPAEPSLQTV; encoded by the exons ATGCCTGTCGCGTCCGTGGCCGCCCTCCGAAccgccggcggctccggccgctgccgcggcgcGGGTTCCCCGCAGGTCGGCCTCAACG GGGGCAGGTTCTTGATGATGCAGAGGAGGGAGCTGGTGACCAAGGCCGGGATCGCGCTCGCCGTCTCCTGCTCGATGGCCACCTcgtcccccgcctccgccaacggCTCCGCTCAAG GGCTGGAGGTCTTGCCGTTCAAACCGGACGGGTACAACTTCTGGACGTGGCGGGGCCGCCGGATTCACTACGTCGAGCAAGGCGCCGGGCAGCCCATCGTGCTCATCCACGGCTTCGGCGCTTCCGCCTTCCATTGGAG GTACAACATCCCTGAACTGGCGAAGAAGTACAAGGTGTACGCCATAGACCTGCTGGGGTTCGGCTGGAGCGAGAAGGCGCTGGTCGACTACGAGGCCACCATCTGGATGGAGCAGGTCTCCGACTTCCTCAGGGAGATCGTCAAGGAGCCAGCCGTCCTCGTAGGCAACAG CCTGGGAGGATTCACGACGCTGTTCGCGGCGACCGAGGTGCCGGAGCTGGTCCGGGGCGTCGTGCTGCTCAACTCCGCCGGCCAGTTCGCCGACCCCAACaagccggccgccgcgccggccgaggaggaggaagaaagcagCCCGCTGTCCAGGTTCGTCGTGAAGCCGCTCAAGGAGGCCTTCCAGCGGGTGGTGCTGGGGTTCCTCTTCTggcagtccaagcagccggcCAGGGTGGAGAAAGTCTTGAAAAGC gtGTACATTGATTCCAGCAACGTGGACGAATACCTGATCGGCTCGatcacggcgccggcggcggacccGAACGCCGGCGAGGTGTACTACCGGCTGATGTCGCGGTTCATGTCGAACCAGAGCCGGTACACGCTGGACCGGCTGCTGGGGAAGCTGGCGTGcccactgctgctgctgtggggGGACCTGGACCCGTGGGTCGGCCCGGCCAAGGCCGCGCGGATCCAGGAGTTCTACGCCGACACCGCCGTCGTGCACCTCCAGGCCGGCCACTGCCCGCACGACgaggcgccggagcaggccaaCCGGGCCCTGCTCGAGTGGCTCGCCGCCATCGACGCCCGCGCCAAGCCGGCCGAGCCCAGCCTCCAGACCGTCTGA